In Nocardia yunnanensis, one DNA window encodes the following:
- a CDS encoding methionyl-tRNA formyltransferase — protein sequence MRIVSFGFQTWGRKTLQALIDSEHEVVLAVTHPASESSYKAIFDESVEELARAHGIPVHLTERADAETIDLVKRAEPDVIVVNSWYTWMPPELYKLPPHGTLNLHDSLLPKFTGFSPVLWALISGAEEFGLTVHRMDEQLDTGDILVQHRLPIPADATGPELVRAGMELIPGAVHEALRALVDGTAEWTPQNKAERTYFHKRSERDSRIDWSWDAVDLERFVRALAAPYPAAFSYYRGERIEVLGARISEARYGGTAGRVIVQEGGGTVVCGPDPRRGHNHGLVLTRVRTADGVEHDGAEFFARGGYLTDSPE from the coding sequence ATGCGTATCGTGTCGTTCGGTTTCCAGACCTGGGGGCGGAAAACCCTGCAGGCGCTGATCGATTCGGAACACGAGGTGGTGCTCGCGGTCACGCATCCGGCCAGCGAGTCGTCCTACAAGGCGATCTTCGACGAATCCGTCGAGGAGCTGGCGCGTGCGCACGGCATTCCGGTACACCTCACCGAGCGGGCCGACGCCGAGACCATCGACCTGGTCAAACGCGCGGAACCCGATGTGATCGTGGTGAACAGCTGGTACACGTGGATGCCGCCGGAGCTCTACAAGCTGCCCCCGCACGGCACCCTCAACCTGCACGATTCGCTGCTGCCCAAGTTCACCGGCTTCTCCCCGGTGCTGTGGGCGCTGATCAGCGGCGCCGAGGAGTTCGGGCTCACCGTGCACCGCATGGACGAGCAGCTCGACACCGGCGACATCCTGGTCCAGCACCGCCTGCCCATCCCCGCCGATGCCACCGGCCCAGAATTGGTGCGCGCCGGAATGGAATTGATTCCCGGCGCGGTGCACGAGGCACTGCGCGCGCTGGTCGACGGCACCGCCGAATGGACGCCGCAGAACAAGGCCGAGCGCACCTACTTCCACAAGCGCTCCGAACGCGACAGCCGCATCGATTGGTCGTGGGACGCGGTCGATCTGGAGCGTTTCGTGCGGGCGCTCGCCGCGCCGTACCCGGCGGCGTTCTCCTACTACCGCGGTGAGCGGATCGAGGTGCTGGGCGCGCGGATTTCCGAGGCGCGCTACGGCGGCACCGCCGGCCGGGTGATCGTGCAGGAGGGCGGCGGCACGGTGGTGTGCGGGCCGGATCCGCGACGCGGCCACAATCACGGCCTGGTCCTCACCCGGGTGCGCACCGCCGACGGCGTGGAACACGATGGCGCCGAATTCTTCGCGCGCGGCGGCTATCTCACCGATTCGCCGGAATGA
- a CDS encoding condensation domain-containing protein — protein MTLDTHAVPVAPARPADRGAPLSPAQQAALLPERLAGVAAANVFAALEFPASLVRDVAECAAALCAAHEILRTVYPDDRRVPYQRVLDTAPVVETVELAAAALPGALMSDAGHRFDLTTQPPLRIRLYRLPDRAVVSIAAHPVAADDHTLDLIAARVFEAVSAEESENAPQYRDFAPGQVKQLAAEDASLAFWKQRLAGLPEQLLPLRERPSTPRSARAVVRVPAAPLAELAAGESAATATLAALVADTLRGLGAPADVPLGVGVPGRFDGSADILGNFANYLVLREDSPRGGTPRQLIGAAEKLLAEAHAHAGTRIERLTQQLRGPGGAAKGGLFQVLLRVRPSVLEFAVAGGIAREIASAAARPHGVDLIVDSVTTADGWTVTVEVTEDLSRRYSAGQFAARLQRTAESWTAALDTATDASAVSPCEWFTPDDDLALDPLAISGLGGAPQTPAEQVVAEVLREILELDADDEIGREDNFFALGGDSVAALRFVTLLAERGHHLDVQQIFESPTVREMAATLTTADTAAPPAPAPEVAPLAASGLDADALRALAGKLAAR, from the coding sequence ATGACGCTCGACACCCACGCCGTACCCGTCGCCCCCGCGCGGCCCGCCGACCGCGGCGCCCCGCTGTCCCCGGCCCAGCAGGCCGCCCTGCTGCCCGAACGACTGGCGGGCGTCGCGGCCGCCAATGTCTTTGCAGCCCTTGAGTTTCCGGCGTCACTTGTGCGCGACGTGGCCGAGTGCGCCGCAGCACTGTGCGCCGCCCACGAAATCCTGCGCACCGTCTACCCCGACGATCGGCGGGTGCCGTATCAGCGGGTCCTCGACACCGCACCGGTGGTGGAGACGGTGGAACTCGCGGCGGCGGCGCTGCCCGGTGCGCTCATGTCGGATGCCGGTCACCGATTCGACCTGACCACGCAGCCGCCCCTGCGAATCCGCCTCTACCGCCTGCCGGATCGGGCGGTCGTCTCGATCGCGGCGCATCCGGTCGCCGCCGACGACCACACCCTCGACCTGATCGCCGCGCGGGTGTTCGAGGCGGTATCGGCTGAGGAGAGCGAGAATGCCCCGCAGTACCGGGATTTCGCCCCTGGGCAGGTGAAACAACTGGCCGCCGAGGACGCTTCGCTGGCCTTCTGGAAGCAGCGGCTGGCAGGGCTGCCCGAACAGCTGCTGCCACTGCGGGAGCGACCGAGCACCCCGCGCAGCGCCCGCGCCGTCGTCCGGGTCCCGGCCGCACCGCTCGCCGAGCTCGCCGCGGGCGAGTCGGCGGCGACCGCCACCCTGGCCGCGCTGGTGGCCGACACCCTGCGCGGGCTGGGCGCACCTGCGGACGTACCGCTCGGTGTCGGCGTCCCCGGCCGCTTCGACGGGTCGGCCGACATACTGGGCAACTTCGCCAATTACCTGGTGCTGCGCGAGGATTCGCCGCGTGGCGGGACACCGCGCCAGCTGATCGGCGCGGCCGAGAAACTCCTGGCGGAGGCGCACGCGCACGCGGGCACCCGCATCGAGCGGCTGACCCAGCAACTGCGCGGTCCGGGCGGCGCCGCCAAGGGCGGCCTCTTCCAGGTGCTGCTCCGGGTCCGCCCGAGCGTGCTCGAATTCGCGGTCGCGGGCGGCATCGCCCGCGAGATCGCGAGCGCCGCGGCCCGCCCGCACGGTGTGGACCTGATCGTGGACTCGGTCACCACAGCCGACGGCTGGACCGTCACCGTCGAGGTGACCGAGGACCTGTCGCGCCGCTATTCGGCCGGACAGTTCGCCGCCCGCCTCCAGCGGACCGCTGAATCCTGGACGGCCGCACTCGATACCGCCACCGACGCCAGCGCGGTGTCACCATGCGAATGGTTCACCCCGGACGACGATCTGGCGCTCGACCCGCTGGCCATCTCCGGCCTCGGCGGCGCACCGCAGACCCCAGCCGAGCAAGTCGTCGCCGAAGTGCTGCGCGAGATCCTCGAACTCGACGCGGACGACGAGATCGGCCGCGAAGACAACTTCTTCGCCCTCGGCGGCGACAGCGTAGCCGCCCTCCGCTTCGTGACCCTGCTGGCCGAACGCGGCCACCACCTCGACGTGCAGCAGATCTTCGAATCCCCGACCGTCCGCGAGATGGCCGCCACCCTGACCACCGCCGACACCGCCGCCCCGCCCGCCCCGGCCCCCGAGGTCGCGCCGTTGGCCGCCTCCGGACTCGACGCGGACGCCCTGCGCGCCTTGGCCGGAAAGCTCGCCGCCCGGTGA
- a CDS encoding non-ribosomal peptide synthetase translates to MSAEILDVVALSPLQRGLYSVSLTSGAVDPYLVTFSVRVEGLTGLTRLRAAFDAVLDRYPHLGGSVLADGLPHPVLVITSDVRIGWREIDFRAAPDPDAAARQLYWDEGRRRIDLDRGPLFRVVAARVAEDAYELVCTAHHIVIDGWSIPLLFADLIALHTNPAAALPPAPPLRAHAAWLAARDTEASARAWQAALDGLAPMSMLAAPAPADIPVLGEARFDRAETERVTAWARGHGLTLNTLLQMAWARVLSGLTGRDDVVFGQTTSGRDASLPDADRLVGALVTTIPVRVRLDERAPAELGVALQREVAQLRSHEYLGIAEITRRTGGSQLFDTLLVFENTPLGGVTSDMPLGHGARLLPRRVDSPSHYPIAVVPVVEHGELITRVEIRPDLVARFDPDRLARRMLAVVSRLTHSTHAAEVSVLLDDEPAGLTAATDQPGVLQLDPGAGTACGGEMATGLVSDVLLAAAARAGEAVAVVDGAGEQTFAEFGSAVERLAANLRAAGIRPGEAVAVALPRDRRVLHAPFAVAHAGGLVVHVDPGTPADRLAYLLETSGARLVLADEALVDVLVQVRAQGQDCVHGVTGGDGGLRLLGALGGFTGALGGPRPVPDIPVSQLDSAASETPFYVIFTSGTTGRPKGVVVPHRALLNHWANHERRIFAPTAARLGRRLRIGHGWSTGFDAAWQPTVALLSGHTVVMLGEQARTDAEQITAAILGQGIDIFDTSPSMLPRLIAFGLFAARDGVEHCPLAVLALGGEAIDPDTWNRLRALPDTRVINFYGPTEATVEALMADVHDHAAPTIGRTFDGMTAEVLDHRLRPVPPGGQGELYLSGPQLAHGYLGRPATTAAAFVAGPAGRRYRTGDLVRRATDGTLVYEGRADSQVKINGYRVEPDEAAVVLRELEGVEHAAVLAYTDNGRTRLGALVVGDVPVPRLRANLARRLPRFLVPTRIVQVAEIPLNRNDKLDVHAATALLTAPVADAAGAEPATATERTVLEVISALRTGEGPGLTDSLVDLGIDSIGVIDLVSRLRGAGFRIAAADVLAAGDLRELAARLDEAATESPAALAPVTPAGTVLPLTALAHEILANGDYRYLAQSQVISLPADVTPDQVTRRLAALATAHPTLRSRLSTDSAGVPVLVAEDVTDPAAWLAVSDGTDSATAELASTVARLDPDNGRMVAATLLPGPQPRLLLTIHHLAVDVVSWLILIDDLRHLAQDDAPPLNETPYAESGPAAGTSGTEILGSPLAGRFTDPRTDRAAHVMQRIAELGPERTEALLSRASEAGVALEDVLILACARVFPELADATDRIAITRESHGRPADDDTRRVGWFTVEETVLIARSGAETWYPGAPRPDLSNRTLAARGQLRLNHLGRFDVLQFGAGPWSPTPLADFTGEFGVAAHPSLPLRFTVDVTTAVVPRDGRPSLVAQFDLNAAVLDEPSAALRTERWTAELSALADVLACQSAELVD, encoded by the coding sequence GTGAGCGCCGAGATCCTGGACGTGGTCGCGCTGTCTCCGTTGCAGCGCGGCTTGTACTCGGTCAGCCTCACCTCCGGTGCGGTGGACCCGTACCTGGTGACCTTCTCGGTACGGGTGGAGGGTCTGACGGGCCTGACTCGGCTGCGTGCCGCGTTCGATGCGGTGCTCGATCGCTACCCGCATCTGGGCGGTTCCGTGCTGGCCGACGGTTTGCCGCACCCGGTGCTGGTGATCACGTCCGACGTCCGAATCGGCTGGCGTGAGATCGATTTTCGGGCCGCCCCCGACCCGGACGCCGCCGCTCGCCAGCTGTACTGGGACGAAGGCCGCCGCCGCATCGACCTGGATCGGGGACCCCTGTTCCGGGTGGTCGCGGCCCGCGTGGCCGAGGATGCCTACGAGCTGGTGTGCACCGCCCACCACATCGTCATCGACGGCTGGTCGATCCCGCTGTTGTTCGCGGATCTCATTGCCCTGCACACGAACCCGGCCGCCGCGCTGCCGCCCGCGCCGCCGCTGCGCGCGCACGCCGCCTGGCTGGCGGCCCGCGACACCGAGGCGTCCGCGCGCGCCTGGCAGGCCGCCCTCGACGGTCTGGCGCCGATGTCGATGCTCGCGGCGCCCGCGCCCGCCGACATTCCCGTGCTGGGCGAGGCCCGCTTCGACCGCGCCGAGACCGAACGGGTGACCGCCTGGGCGCGCGGCCACGGCCTGACCCTCAATACGCTGCTTCAAATGGCCTGGGCGCGTGTGCTTTCCGGGCTCACCGGTCGCGACGACGTGGTGTTCGGTCAAACCACCTCCGGTCGTGACGCTTCGCTGCCGGACGCCGATCGGCTGGTCGGCGCGCTGGTCACCACCATCCCGGTGCGGGTCCGCCTCGACGAGCGCGCCCCCGCCGAACTGGGCGTGGCCCTGCAACGCGAGGTCGCCCAGCTGCGCTCCCACGAATACCTGGGCATCGCCGAGATCACCCGCCGCACCGGCGGCAGCCAATTGTTCGACACCCTGCTGGTTTTCGAGAACACCCCGCTCGGCGGCGTCACCTCCGATATGCCGCTCGGCCACGGCGCACGCCTGCTCCCACGCCGTGTCGACTCTCCGAGTCACTATCCGATCGCGGTGGTCCCGGTCGTCGAGCACGGCGAACTGATCACCCGCGTGGAAATCCGCCCCGACCTGGTGGCCCGCTTCGACCCGGACCGCCTGGCCCGGCGCATGCTCGCCGTCGTCAGCCGGCTGACCCACTCCACCCACGCGGCGGAGGTCAGCGTCCTGCTCGACGACGAACCTGCCGGCCTGACCGCCGCCACCGACCAACCCGGCGTGTTGCAACTGGATCCCGGCGCGGGTACCGCGTGTGGCGGCGAGATGGCGACCGGGCTTGTCTCGGATGTGCTGCTGGCCGCTGCCGCACGTGCGGGCGAAGCGGTGGCCGTCGTGGATGGGGCGGGGGAGCAGACGTTCGCCGAATTCGGTTCCGCTGTAGAGCGTTTGGCGGCGAACCTTCGGGCGGCCGGAATACGTCCCGGGGAGGCGGTGGCGGTGGCGCTGCCGCGCGATCGGCGAGTGCTGCACGCGCCCTTCGCCGTCGCGCACGCGGGCGGTCTGGTGGTGCACGTCGACCCGGGCACGCCCGCGGATCGGCTGGCATACCTGCTCGAAACCTCGGGCGCGCGATTGGTTCTCGCGGACGAGGCGCTGGTGGACGTCTTGGTTCAGGTGCGCGCGCAGGGGCAGGACTGCGTGCACGGTGTGACCGGGGGAGACGGCGGACTGCGGCTACTCGGCGCTCTCGGTGGCTTCACCGGTGCTCTTGGCGGGCCGCGACCAGTCCCCGATATCCCGGTGTCGCAACTCGATTCGGCTGCCTCCGAGACGCCTTTCTACGTCATTTTCACCTCCGGCACCACCGGCCGCCCCAAGGGTGTCGTGGTGCCGCATCGGGCGTTGCTCAACCACTGGGCCAATCACGAGCGCCGCATCTTCGCCCCGACCGCCGCCCGACTGGGCCGGCGGTTGCGTATCGGCCACGGCTGGTCCACCGGTTTCGACGCCGCCTGGCAGCCGACCGTGGCCCTGTTGAGCGGCCACACCGTGGTCATGCTCGGCGAGCAGGCGCGCACCGACGCCGAGCAGATCACGGCCGCGATCCTCGGCCAGGGCATCGACATCTTCGACACCTCGCCGTCGATGCTGCCGCGCCTCATCGCCTTCGGGCTGTTCGCCGCGCGCGACGGCGTGGAGCACTGCCCGCTGGCGGTGCTAGCCCTCGGCGGCGAGGCCATCGATCCGGATACCTGGAATCGGTTGCGGGCCTTGCCCGACACCCGTGTCATCAACTTCTACGGCCCCACCGAAGCGACCGTCGAGGCGCTCATGGCCGACGTGCACGACCATGCCGCGCCCACCATCGGCCGCACCTTCGACGGCATGACCGCCGAGGTCCTCGACCACCGGCTGCGGCCGGTACCGCCCGGCGGTCAGGGCGAGCTGTACCTGTCGGGTCCGCAACTGGCACACGGCTATCTGGGCCGCCCGGCCACCACGGCCGCCGCCTTCGTCGCCGGTCCGGCCGGAAGGCGTTACCGCACCGGCGATCTGGTGCGCCGGGCCACCGACGGCACCCTCGTCTACGAGGGCCGCGCCGACAGCCAGGTGAAGATCAACGGCTATCGCGTCGAACCCGACGAGGCTGCCGTGGTGCTGCGCGAACTCGAGGGCGTCGAGCACGCCGCGGTGCTGGCCTACACCGACAACGGCCGCACCCGGCTGGGCGCGCTGGTTGTCGGCGACGTCCCGGTTCCGCGCCTGCGGGCGAATCTGGCGCGCCGGTTGCCGCGGTTCCTGGTGCCGACCCGCATCGTTCAGGTCGCGGAAATCCCGTTGAACCGCAACGACAAATTGGATGTGCACGCCGCCACCGCCCTGCTCACCGCCCCCGTGGCCGATGCCGCCGGCGCCGAACCGGCGACCGCCACCGAGCGCACGGTGCTCGAGGTGATCTCGGCGCTGCGCACCGGCGAGGGCCCCGGCCTCACCGACAGTCTGGTCGATCTGGGCATCGACAGCATCGGCGTCATCGACCTGGTGTCGCGGCTGCGCGGCGCGGGCTTCCGGATCGCGGCCGCGGACGTATTGGCCGCCGGCGACCTGCGCGAATTGGCCGCCCGCCTGGACGAAGCCGCCACCGAATCACCCGCGGCCCTCGCTCCGGTCACCCCGGCCGGGACGGTGCTGCCGCTCACCGCGCTGGCCCACGAGATCCTCGCCAATGGCGACTACCGCTATCTGGCGCAATCCCAGGTCATCTCGCTGCCCGCCGATGTCACGCCCGACCAGGTGACCCGGCGGCTGGCCGCGCTCGCCACCGCGCACCCCACCCTGCGTTCGCGCCTCAGCACCGACTCCGCCGGAGTGCCGGTGCTGGTGGCGGAGGATGTCACCGACCCGGCCGCCTGGCTGGCCGTCTCGGACGGAACCGACTCCGCCACAGCGGAACTCGCGTCCACCGTCGCCCGCCTGGATCCGGACAATGGCCGTATGGTGGCAGCCACCCTGCTGCCCGGCCCCCAGCCGCGCCTGCTGCTGACCATCCACCATCTGGCCGTGGACGTGGTGTCCTGGCTGATCCTGATCGATGACCTGCGGCACCTGGCGCAGGACGACGCACCGCCGCTCAACGAGACCCCGTACGCGGAATCCGGGCCTGCCGCCGGCACTTCCGGTACGGAAATCCTCGGCTCGCCGCTGGCCGGACGGTTCACCGACCCGCGTACCGATCGGGCCGCGCACGTGATGCAGCGCATCGCCGAACTCGGGCCGGAGCGCACCGAGGCCCTGCTGTCGCGAGCGTCGGAGGCCGGGGTGGCACTCGAGGACGTCCTGATCCTGGCCTGCGCCAGGGTCTTCCCCGAACTCGCCGACGCGACCGACCGGATCGCGATCACCAGGGAATCCCACGGCCGACCCGCCGACGACGACACCCGCCGAGTCGGCTGGTTCACCGTCGAGGAGACGGTGCTGATCGCACGCTCCGGAGCCGAAACCTGGTATCCCGGTGCGCCCCGGCCGGACCTGTCGAACCGCACCCTCGCCGCGCGCGGCCAGCTCCGCCTCAACCACCTGGGCCGCTTCGACGTCCTCCAATTCGGTGCCGGTCCCTGGTCGCCCACCCCGCTCGCGGATTTCACCGGCGAGTTCGGTGTGGCCGCCCACCCGTCGCTGCCGCTGCGCTTCACGGTCGACGTCACCACCGCGGTCGTCCCCCGCGACGGCAGGCCGTCCCTGGTGGCCCAGTTCGATCTGAATGCCGCGGTTCTCGACGAGCCGTCCGCAGCCCTCCGCACCGAACGCTGGACGGCCGAGCTGAGCGCGCTCGCCGATGTACTGGCTTGTCAGAGCGCTGAACTGGTCGATTAG
- a CDS encoding SidA/IucD/PvdA family monooxygenase: MRTLLVVGAGPKALAVAAKAHVLRELGLPAPRVVVVEPHAVGGNWLPSGGWTDGRHRLGTSPEKDVGFPYRSTFARGRNREIDAAMQAFSWTSFLVDQGGYAEWIDRGRPSPQHHVWAKYLQWVGHRIGLDPVAGRVTSISPAAAGWQVSVTGAAGAMTRIDADELMITGPGRSNRALARHPKVLSIQDFWELAGRRELPVSSRVAVIGGGETAGSALDELVRHEMLTVSVISPMATLYTRGESFFENSLYSDPGKWSGLSVEQRRDVIRRTDRGVFSVRVQESLLGDNRVHHLQGRVVRVADDGPGVTLTLRNSPRPDEVHAFDLVVDATGGQPLWFLELFDSDAADLLELAVGGPPTQARIEATIGYDLAVSGLESKLFLPNLAALTQGPGFPNLSCLGELSDRVLSSMPVAGNSPTVSETARSGAGVGVSSLRK; the protein is encoded by the coding sequence GTGAGAACACTTCTGGTCGTCGGCGCGGGGCCCAAAGCCCTTGCGGTGGCCGCGAAAGCGCACGTCCTGCGGGAACTGGGACTGCCCGCGCCCCGTGTCGTGGTGGTCGAACCACATGCGGTGGGCGGCAATTGGCTGCCCAGCGGCGGCTGGACCGACGGCCGCCACCGGCTGGGGACCAGCCCGGAGAAAGACGTCGGCTTCCCCTACCGCTCGACCTTCGCACGCGGCCGCAACCGTGAAATCGACGCGGCCATGCAGGCTTTCAGCTGGACGTCGTTCCTGGTCGACCAGGGCGGCTACGCCGAATGGATCGACCGCGGCCGGCCCAGCCCGCAGCATCACGTCTGGGCGAAATACCTGCAGTGGGTGGGGCATCGCATTGGGCTGGATCCGGTGGCGGGCCGGGTGACCTCGATCTCCCCGGCCGCCGCCGGCTGGCAGGTGTCGGTGACCGGCGCGGCCGGCGCGATGACCCGCATCGACGCCGACGAACTCATGATCACCGGCCCCGGCCGCAGCAATCGCGCCCTGGCGCGGCATCCGAAAGTACTGAGCATCCAGGATTTCTGGGAGCTGGCGGGCCGCCGGGAGCTGCCGGTGTCCTCGCGGGTCGCGGTGATCGGCGGCGGTGAGACCGCGGGTTCGGCGCTGGACGAGCTGGTGCGCCACGAGATGCTCACGGTGTCGGTGATCTCGCCGATGGCCACGCTCTACACCCGCGGCGAGAGCTTCTTCGAGAACTCCCTCTACAGCGACCCGGGCAAGTGGTCGGGCCTGAGCGTCGAGCAGCGCCGCGACGTCATCCGCCGCACCGATCGCGGCGTGTTCTCGGTGCGCGTGCAGGAGAGCCTGCTCGGCGACAACCGGGTGCACCATCTGCAGGGCCGGGTGGTGCGGGTGGCCGACGACGGGCCGGGAGTGACGCTGACACTGCGCAATTCGCCGCGACCGGACGAGGTGCACGCCTTCGACCTGGTGGTGGACGCGACGGGTGGCCAGCCGCTGTGGTTTCTCGAGCTGTTCGATTCCGATGCCGCGGATCTGCTGGAACTGGCGGTCGGCGGTCCGCCGACCCAGGCCCGCATCGAGGCCACGATCGGCTACGACCTGGCCGTCTCCGGCCTGGAGTCGAAGCTGTTCCTGCCGAACCTGGCCGCGCTGACGCAGGGTCCGGGTTTCCCGAATCTGAGCTGCCTGGGCGAACTCTCGGATCGAGTGCTGTCCTCGATGCCGGTCGCCGGAAATTCGCCGACTGTGAGCGAGACCGCTCGGTCTGGCGCTGGGGTAGGGGTTTCCTCGCTTCGAAAGTAG
- a CDS encoding ABC transporter substrate-binding protein codes for MTTGRLRARVRRAGFAALAAGLVCAATACGSGNDDTGAGSTTVTHVMGETRIDGVPKRVVTLGPQWLDAALALGVTPVGYVVPGMTAASSVPWEPKLPDSAKQLTMTGDYTEQIAALEPDLILGPSFMLDKNTYEKFSKLAPTIDSLSNAQIDPWQDQVTTLGKVLHKQDEAAKVVADVNGEIDAVAAKHPGLHGKTFLTCMLTGPAQLMVLADPKDGSAALFERLGLTMPDKIVAEAPAGGRLALSPERSSDLTADLLVCGAMPALEAKFKELPGYGELPSVRHNGIAFVDVVAINAINQPTALSVPYVLEKLEPTFANVAGS; via the coding sequence ATGACAACAGGCCGACTACGAGCACGCGTGCGCCGCGCCGGTTTCGCCGCTCTGGCGGCGGGGCTGGTCTGCGCGGCCACCGCGTGCGGTTCCGGCAACGACGACACCGGCGCCGGCTCGACGACCGTCACCCACGTCATGGGGGAGACCCGCATCGACGGCGTCCCCAAGCGGGTGGTGACCTTGGGCCCGCAGTGGCTGGACGCGGCGCTCGCGCTGGGCGTGACCCCGGTCGGCTACGTGGTGCCCGGGATGACGGCCGCATCGTCGGTGCCGTGGGAGCCCAAGCTGCCCGATTCCGCCAAGCAGCTCACCATGACCGGCGACTACACCGAGCAGATCGCCGCGCTGGAACCGGATCTCATCCTGGGCCCGTCGTTCATGCTCGACAAGAACACCTACGAGAAGTTCTCCAAGCTCGCCCCCACCATCGATTCGCTGTCGAACGCGCAGATCGACCCGTGGCAGGACCAGGTGACGACGCTGGGCAAGGTGCTGCACAAGCAGGACGAGGCCGCCAAGGTCGTCGCCGACGTCAACGGCGAGATCGACGCCGTCGCCGCGAAACACCCTGGGCTGCACGGCAAGACGTTCCTGACCTGCATGCTCACCGGGCCCGCGCAGCTCATGGTGCTGGCCGATCCCAAAGACGGTTCGGCCGCCCTGTTCGAGCGCCTGGGCCTGACCATGCCGGACAAGATCGTGGCCGAGGCCCCCGCGGGCGGCCGCCTGGCGCTGTCGCCGGAGCGCTCGAGCGACCTCACCGCCGACCTGCTGGTGTGCGGCGCGATGCCCGCCCTGGAAGCCAAGTTCAAGGAACTGCCCGGCTACGGCGAGCTGCCGTCGGTGCGCCACAACGGGATCGCGTTCGTCGACGTGGTCGCCATCAATGCCATCAATCAGCCCACGGCGCTGTCGGTGCCGTACGTGCTGGAAAAGCTGGAACCGACGTTCGCGAACGTCGCCGGCAGCTAG